Proteins from a genomic interval of Petrotoga miotherma DSM 10691:
- a CDS encoding tetratricopeptide repeat protein, protein MEHIVKFNLGEEEIEITDLTPFPILLCEFLYEGDFELMKADLKNNSKFIEETKKIEKLVEYLPGLTSSFVIYPFVLSEFLSYFSEFQINYSDLTHISLNGLFDTVLLEADKKNFDFVKDVVHFILKIDPSFAPAYELMGSVLVEKGEMEEGEEYLEKAVKLDPWNIAALSELGELYFNLGEYEKAAAIWKKELELSPNNYVTYFMISDAYMQKGDYEKAAHVLEKFLNRFPNSVLGKYELCTIYEKLSRTTEANELKEEILNTTPEYSTDIEVWAKVMFENGKYKEAQNFLEKYIDQDKENEHFKLLLVIPYLKVKKFEEAKSIYQEIKDKYMWYIYGLEEILNKNLTKEEMEVIEKV, encoded by the coding sequence ATGGAGCACATAGTAAAGTTCAACCTTGGAGAAGAGGAAATTGAAATAACTGATTTAACCCCTTTTCCAATCTTGCTTTGTGAGTTCTTGTATGAAGGAGATTTTGAGTTAATGAAGGCTGATTTAAAAAACAACTCAAAATTTATTGAAGAAACAAAGAAAATCGAAAAACTTGTAGAATACTTGCCCGGTTTAACTTCCAGCTTTGTGATTTATCCCTTCGTTCTTTCCGAATTTTTGTCTTATTTTTCTGAGTTTCAAATTAATTACTCCGACTTAACACATATATCTTTGAATGGACTATTCGATACGGTTTTATTGGAAGCTGATAAAAAGAACTTCGATTTCGTGAAAGATGTTGTGCATTTTATACTCAAAATTGATCCGAGTTTCGCTCCCGCCTACGAATTAATGGGTTCAGTTTTAGTAGAAAAAGGTGAGATGGAAGAAGGAGAGGAGTATTTAGAAAAAGCTGTTAAATTAGATCCTTGGAATATAGCTGCTTTGTCTGAATTAGGAGAATTATACTTTAATTTAGGCGAATACGAAAAAGCAGCTGCTATTTGGAAGAAAGAGTTAGAACTCTCTCCTAACAATTATGTAACCTACTTCATGATTTCAGATGCTTACATGCAAAAAGGGGATTATGAAAAAGCCGCTCACGTTTTAGAAAAATTTCTTAATAGATTCCCTAACAGTGTATTGGGTAAATATGAGTTATGTACTATTTATGAAAAATTATCAAGAACTACTGAAGCGAATGAACTCAAAGAGGAAATTCTCAATACGACACCTGAATATTCAACCGACATAGAGGTATGGGCTAAAGTAATGTTTGAAAATGGTAAATATAAAGAAGCTCAAAACTTTTTAGAAAAATATATAGACCAAGATAAAGAAAATGAACATTTTAAATTGCTATTGGTTATACCTTATTTAAAGGTTAAAAAATTTGAGGAAGCCAAAAGTATATATCAAGAAATAAAAGATAAGTACATGTGGTACATCTATGGGCTTGAAGAAATTCTGAACAAAAATTTGACGAAAGAGGAAATGGAAGTAATAGAAAAGGTGTAA
- a CDS encoding YdcF family protein — MDNTQEKGVIVVLGGGIIPETPRKGSGELSDSAMKRVYEGFLLYQNLQVPIVVTGGKLLGTEIPEAQIMKEELLKMGVKPNDIYVEPLAKNTKQNAEFTLKLLEDYEVQKIYLVTSAIHLTRAMNYFESYTNIDVVPVPTDYKISREELKWYDFLPNMRFLEATSSAWHEYLGLVKFKISD; from the coding sequence TTGGATAATACACAAGAAAAAGGGGTAATAGTTGTACTTGGAGGAGGAATAATTCCCGAAACTCCAAGAAAAGGATCTGGAGAATTATCTGATAGTGCTATGAAAAGAGTATATGAAGGTTTCTTGCTTTACCAAAATTTACAGGTTCCCATAGTTGTAACAGGTGGGAAACTACTAGGCACCGAGATACCTGAAGCTCAAATAATGAAAGAAGAATTGTTAAAAATGGGAGTCAAACCAAACGATATCTATGTAGAACCACTTGCCAAAAACACCAAGCAAAATGCGGAGTTTACGCTTAAACTATTGGAAGATTATGAAGTACAAAAGATATACTTAGTCACCAGCGCAATACATTTAACAAGAGCTATGAATTATTTCGAAAGTTACACAAACATCGATGTTGTTCCCGTTCCTACAGATTATAAGATTTCGCGAGAGGAATTGAAATGGTATGATTTCTTGCCCAATATGAGATTCCTAGAAGCAACTTCGTCAGCTTGGCATGAATATTTGGGATTGGTCAAATTTAAGATCAGTGACTAA
- a CDS encoding prepilin peptidase, which produces MFVILTSFNWQNLLFANSLLYIGLYDYFTFIIPDLGIVAILVIALLNFDYFNLFFTIIIFLITFYYWRNGKMGFGDVKFLSVLSLLIGIYIFPVIIVSIILIILSNIEKKIKKVPLGFYVMLSTFTLYIFRGVYHIL; this is translated from the coding sequence ATGTTTGTCATACTCACCTCTTTTAACTGGCAAAATCTGCTTTTTGCTAATAGCCTTTTGTATATAGGGCTATATGATTATTTTACCTTTATCATTCCTGATTTAGGAATAGTAGCTATTTTGGTAATTGCATTACTCAACTTTGATTACTTTAATCTTTTTTTTACTATCATTATCTTTTTAATTACCTTTTATTATTGGCGAAATGGGAAAATGGGTTTTGGAGACGTGAAGTTTCTATCAGTCCTTTCTCTTCTTATTGGTATTTATATATTTCCCGTCATAATTGTTAGCATAATTCTAATTATTTTATCGAACATAGAAAAGAAAATCAAGAAGGTTCCATTAGGATTTTATGTAATGTTGAGTACATTCACTTTATATATTTTTAGGGGGGTTTATCATATTTTATGA
- a CDS encoding isochorismatase family protein: MVENNKTPYEFTNYIVNTLKLSPSNTAILCVDCQNGFTERCSNELPVVGTNEEWIDQVNEFLTLMKERNFKIFASMDDHPENHISFEKWPPHCIKGTYGNQLFINTYDFVIKKGEEVDGDSYSAFYKDSERRIESELDELLRKHKIENLVVLGLAGDVCVIATIEDALKRGHRIFPVSQYIKAVNKKDIKEIVEEKFGRIII; encoded by the coding sequence ATGGTTGAAAACAACAAAACACCTTACGAGTTTACTAATTATATAGTAAACACATTAAAATTATCTCCTTCAAATACTGCAATATTGTGTGTTGATTGTCAAAACGGATTTACCGAAAGATGTTCTAACGAACTTCCAGTAGTTGGAACAAATGAAGAGTGGATAGATCAGGTAAACGAGTTTTTGACTTTAATGAAAGAGAGAAATTTTAAGATTTTTGCAAGTATGGATGATCACCCTGAAAATCACATATCTTTTGAAAAATGGCCTCCTCATTGCATAAAAGGTACTTATGGGAATCAACTATTTATAAATACTTATGATTTCGTTATAAAAAAAGGCGAAGAAGTGGATGGAGATAGCTATTCAGCATTTTACAAAGACAGTGAAAGAAGAATTGAATCAGAATTAGACGAACTTTTGAGAAAGCATAAGATAGAAAATTTAGTGGTTTTAGGCTTAGCAGGAGACGTATGCGTAATAGCAACGATAGAAGATGCGTTAAAACGAGGACATAGGATATTCCCAGTAAGCCAATATATAAAAGCTGTGAACAAAAAGGATATTAAAGAAATCGTTGAAGAAAAATTTGGTAGAATAATAATCTAG
- a CDS encoding Hsp20/alpha crystallin family protein produces MLERRRDDRDNREDLLSPFDFFNREFEDFFRSLPFGTTSRGEMDVYETDDDYIVECELPGLNKKDIKVQLNNDLLTISAEKKESDEVKRGNVYRRERYFGRIERTIRLPEYIDKDKIKAEYENGVLKLTIPKVETAKGEGKEIKIE; encoded by the coding sequence ATGTTGGAAAGAAGAAGAGACGATAGAGATAACAGAGAAGATTTGTTATCTCCTTTTGATTTCTTCAATAGAGAGTTTGAAGATTTCTTTAGATCATTGCCTTTTGGAACGACCTCTCGTGGTGAGATGGATGTTTATGAAACTGACGATGATTACATCGTAGAGTGTGAATTACCTGGTTTAAACAAAAAAGATATAAAAGTTCAATTGAACAATGATCTATTAACCATATCCGCAGAAAAAAAAGAATCCGATGAAGTAAAAAGAGGGAACGTATATAGGAGAGAAAGATACTTTGGTAGGATTGAACGAACTATAAGACTTCCAGAGTATATCGACAAAGACAAAATTAAAGCTGAATATGAAAATGGAGTTTTAAAGTTAACTATACCAAAAGTTGAGACAGCTAAAGGTGAAGGAAAAGAGATCAAAATTGAATAA
- a CDS encoding CPBP family intramembrane glutamic endopeptidase, whose amino-acid sequence MAFIKFIILIAIYYLLIYAIGRLLLKRKGISLGNVILGIFGITISIFLIYLSRINFQQAGFQTGNFKKGFIMLLISFVLILGSLGSMRKMSFSDLMKIPYGNFRNNKIILLHVWMVVGPTEELFYRGFIQGNLRMFLPGSIFSIEYATIIATIIFVFAHLNNLFFGRESIKQFISLLPGRIIMGSILGYTFQISNSLIYPIIIHTLSDGLTITYLIILKKRFLNNYHS is encoded by the coding sequence ATGGCTTTTATTAAATTTATCATTTTAATTGCTATCTACTATTTATTAATATATGCAATAGGTCGACTTCTCCTAAAAAGAAAAGGTATTTCTTTGGGAAATGTAATTTTAGGAATATTCGGTATTACCATTTCAATCTTTCTTATCTATCTTTCACGAATAAACTTCCAGCAGGCAGGATTTCAAACTGGGAATTTTAAAAAAGGGTTTATTATGCTTCTAATCTCTTTTGTTTTAATATTGGGATCTTTAGGTAGTATGAGAAAGATGTCCTTTTCTGATCTCATGAAGATTCCCTACGGAAATTTTCGAAATAACAAAATTATATTATTACATGTTTGGATGGTTGTAGGCCCTACCGAAGAATTGTTTTATAGAGGATTTATCCAAGGAAATTTAAGAATGTTTTTACCAGGTTCAATTTTTTCTATTGAATATGCAACCATCATAGCAACAATAATTTTTGTTTTCGCTCACTTAAACAATCTTTTCTTTGGCAGAGAAAGTATAAAACAATTTATAAGTCTTTTGCCAGGAAGAATCATAATGGGATCGATTTTGGGATATACCTTTCAAATTTCAAATAGTTTGATCTATCCAATCATAATACATACCCTCTCAGATGGGTTAACTATAACTTACTTAATTATCTTAAAGAAACGATTTTTAAATAATTATCACTCTTAA
- a CDS encoding SLC13 family permease, whose product MSIYAITSLIVFIIVVVGMVFQKIDRALIAMLGAIFLLGTGVFPSQIGAIKEYVDYNTLLLLLGMMIFVETLRKTGIFTFLGLSMLRMFGNNTYTLFISLIFLVALFSGFIDNVTTVLVFIPMTFAITDSLNINYLPFVLGEIFASNIGGMATIIGDPPNIMIASAAGYSFSEFALIMYPVTLINLIFAILLLIYFFKEDLSIKIDKEAIKNFDVSHIVENKKEFIVSILLFGAVILAFALQHELNLESSTVALAAGFFSLFILRPKDLKETLSKVEWENILFFFALFLIAGALEETGIISAFSNMLVDFAGNSLRIFSFLILTISSFFAGFLNNVPLTAAMIPVIEKLSISESSIFINLDPIWYSLSLGACLGGNLTPIAASANVIALGLLTEFKGKTISFWEFSKYGLIILLGNIVISGIYVNFFFF is encoded by the coding sequence ATGTCAATATATGCTATAACATCATTAATAGTCTTCATAATAGTCGTGGTAGGAATGGTTTTTCAGAAAATAGATAGAGCACTTATCGCTATGTTGGGGGCTATTTTTCTATTAGGAACAGGGGTATTTCCTAGCCAAATTGGTGCAATAAAAGAGTATGTGGATTATAACACCCTCTTGTTGCTGCTTGGAATGATGATATTTGTGGAAACTTTAAGAAAGACAGGTATATTTACATTCTTAGGCCTCTCTATGTTGAGAATGTTCGGAAATAACACCTACACTTTATTCATTTCTCTAATTTTTTTGGTTGCTTTATTTTCTGGTTTTATTGACAACGTTACGACCGTTTTAGTTTTTATCCCAATGACTTTTGCCATTACTGATTCCTTAAATATTAATTATCTACCTTTTGTTTTAGGGGAAATTTTCGCATCGAATATTGGAGGTATGGCAACAATAATTGGTGATCCTCCTAATATTATGATTGCTTCTGCGGCAGGTTATTCTTTCTCAGAGTTCGCACTTATTATGTATCCTGTTACATTGATCAATTTAATATTCGCCATTCTCTTATTGATATATTTTTTCAAAGAAGACTTATCAATTAAAATAGACAAAGAAGCGATTAAAAACTTTGATGTATCTCACATAGTAGAAAACAAAAAAGAATTTATCGTGTCTATACTTTTGTTTGGAGCAGTTATCCTAGCTTTTGCTTTACAACATGAGTTAAATTTAGAAAGTTCAACCGTTGCCTTAGCTGCAGGTTTTTTCTCGTTATTTATTCTTAGACCGAAGGATTTAAAGGAGACATTATCTAAAGTTGAATGGGAAAACATTTTGTTTTTCTTCGCTTTATTTTTAATAGCTGGTGCACTTGAAGAAACAGGTATCATTAGCGCTTTTTCTAATATGCTTGTTGATTTTGCCGGTAATTCGTTACGCATATTTAGCTTTTTGATTCTAACAATTTCTTCCTTCTTTGCTGGTTTTTTAAATAATGTTCCTTTAACGGCTGCAATGATACCTGTCATTGAAAAATTATCTATTTCTGAGTCTTCCATATTTATTAATCTTGATCCCATTTGGTATTCGTTATCTTTGGGTGCTTGTTTAGGAGGGAACTTAACTCCAATAGCTGCTTCAGCGAACGTTATAGCGTTAGGTCTTTTAACAGAATTTAAAGGAAAAACAATTTCATTTTGGGAATTTTCAAAATACGGTTTGATAATATTATTGGGAAATATAGTAATTTCAGGAATATATGTAAATTTCTTTTTTTTCTGA